The following proteins are encoded in a genomic region of Shewanella aestuarii:
- a CDS encoding CHC2 zinc finger domain-containing protein, with the protein MISKSFIESLKHSVSIVDLIDSYVPLKKQGKEYVACCPFHTESSPSFKVNENKDLYHCFGCGEHGGIIDFVMTFESIGFADAVETIAGKFGLTVEYEKKSAPKNTTNDAEISLVRFIQKVFNKNQSPLNETLGISQKTIEQLELGGATNSLAVQNSIRNDDALKKLAGKINFHSGYLKVPSDTNALVVPLYRANKKFAGLYVNSKNEPYLIGPKGADRGLLYNPSKTFVKNKPLIISTDMLDAIKCYDLGIPNYMCAADTKAKSLTTEMLRAYRADTTYFIVKNDPERTKALAMDLLSAIKTSNNLYGLNILVISEKISLNAMVAANGNDVLPTILSKANSWHDYIARELIRDKDTFAPSFKDEMAQLLLETYEQSTKHNGMPLMLYLIADSIGKCTRLNPQQILHLASENIDEHIARKIKQSEHELMDKHLAYAKQVLGGVSVKDIDTLTALLILESKGVAEPSITNEISESLIKILGEDNSFAKVHKILNDHGYISQQDLNEALDEIEKFQVNSNLSDFMLDDGFLIDAKMLVDYICTSHNLLTALPQKPNHTQPISSPSM; encoded by the coding sequence ATGATTTCAAAGTCATTCATAGAATCATTAAAGCATTCGGTATCCATTGTTGACCTTATCGATTCCTATGTCCCACTGAAGAAGCAAGGCAAAGAATATGTTGCTTGCTGTCCATTCCATACAGAAAGTAGTCCTTCGTTCAAAGTGAATGAGAATAAAGACCTCTATCATTGTTTTGGTTGCGGTGAACATGGCGGGATCATTGATTTTGTCATGACGTTTGAATCAATTGGTTTTGCAGATGCAGTTGAAACTATTGCTGGCAAATTTGGCCTTACCGTGGAGTACGAAAAGAAGAGTGCGCCTAAAAACACGACAAACGATGCCGAAATATCATTAGTCAGATTCATACAGAAAGTGTTCAATAAGAATCAATCTCCACTTAACGAAACCCTTGGCATTTCACAAAAGACAATAGAACAACTCGAACTGGGGGGCGCGACGAATAGTTTGGCCGTCCAGAATAGTATTCGAAATGATGATGCGCTGAAAAAGTTGGCTGGCAAAATAAACTTTCATTCGGGGTATCTAAAAGTCCCTTCCGATACAAACGCATTAGTTGTACCTCTTTACAGGGCAAACAAAAAATTTGCAGGATTGTATGTTAACTCAAAAAACGAGCCTTACTTAATCGGACCTAAAGGTGCGGATAGAGGCTTACTATATAACCCAAGCAAGACGTTTGTTAAAAATAAACCCCTCATCATCAGTACGGATATGCTAGATGCTATTAAGTGTTACGATCTCGGCATACCAAATTATATGTGCGCTGCAGATACGAAAGCAAAAAGTCTAACGACTGAAATGCTACGTGCTTATAGAGCTGATACTACCTATTTTATAGTGAAGAACGATCCTGAACGCACTAAAGCGCTTGCGATGGATCTGCTATCTGCCATCAAAACATCAAACAACCTATATGGTTTAAATATCCTTGTCATAAGCGAAAAAATATCGCTGAACGCAATGGTGGCGGCTAATGGTAATGATGTACTGCCAACAATACTATCGAAAGCGAACAGCTGGCATGACTATATAGCAAGAGAGCTGATCCGAGATAAAGATACTTTCGCGCCTTCTTTCAAAGATGAAATGGCACAATTGCTACTTGAAACTTATGAGCAAAGTACAAAACATAACGGGATGCCGTTAATGCTCTATTTAATCGCTGATTCAATCGGCAAATGTACAAGATTAAACCCTCAACAAATTTTACATTTAGCTTCTGAAAATATAGATGAACATATCGCAAGGAAAATAAAGCAATCCGAGCATGAACTAATGGATAAACATCTAGCCTATGCAAAACAAGTGCTAGGTGGTGTATCAGTCAAAGATATCGACACACTAACGGCGTTACTAATACTTGAATCAAAAGGTGTTGCGGAGCCATCAATCACAAATGAGATCAGTGAAAGTCTGATTAAAATCTTAGGCGAAGATAACTCATTCGCTAAGGTCCATAAAATCTTGAATGATCATGGATATATCAGTCAGCAGGATTTAAATGAAGCGCTCGACGAAATTGAAAAGTTTCAGGTGAATAGTAATTTAAGTGACTTCATGCTGGATGACGGTTTTTTAATTGATGCCAAAATGCTGGTGGATTACATTTGCACAAGTCATAACCTACTAACAGCCCTGCCCCAAAAACCGAATCACACACAACCAATATCAAGTCCCAGTATGTGA
- a CDS encoding LPD7 domain-containing protein, with protein sequence MSALKSFEDELDSLNKFPSVEDNFEPDYDKLDAPELDDNNADWGDLDELVALAEDDADIAVHSDPVSSDDVTDVRVALDEITPEEDVADIAEHSDPVSSDDVTDVCVALDEITPEEDVADIAEHSEHASSDETSVSNMVLDEAILEDGHANNMGDDSKAKLDDLPESVESKLSAFAKLTEQFIKDCDEEDHYYEEKNEDIIDDENGSFVEPDLESEPDPETDYASDYASVYAAQNESPLCDDNSDDIDFINAVESIIHDDEPLDETVASSNEKTTEDTDDKNQADKDEDDSKSTFVGNVQSAYNVIPFKNPNNAEDAPESTASESKVDENENVESSDTKKTKSNSQQTPTDSSKTLHVEPNNNGQNSPADNTATGRSENKPTEPLNVEKDDNPTIDRRLLSNSYMRSIVNNFFLHKKLGSNLCEVNADLGCLEINLRNNVTIKDYYGKFSVDSDSPEATAAAAVSAAKMKGWKSIKVHGDADYVEAMVNACKSAGIGVKFDRNYSNIAALRQAAKEAAAEKMPGMFNKQSSADENANTNEASKAQSENNADQPSPKADKSEAAAKDEQVVKDAKPSPEPSKPKTDEAKSASEKAEPSNEDNDSESDVKAEVKSGDANEQPSEDTNSEASTGGKELEPLPLTSSQDRFF encoded by the coding sequence ATGTCGGCATTGAAAAGTTTTGAAGACGAATTGGATTCATTAAACAAATTTCCGAGTGTGGAGGATAACTTCGAGCCGGATTATGACAAGCTAGATGCACCGGAACTTGATGACAACAATGCTGATTGGGGTGACTTGGATGAGCTTGTTGCATTAGCGGAAGATGACGCGGATATAGCGGTGCATTCTGACCCTGTTTCATCTGATGACGTTACTGATGTGCGTGTTGCTTTAGATGAGATAACACCAGAAGAAGATGTCGCGGATATAGCGGAGCATTCTGACCCTGTTTCATCTGATGACGTTACTGATGTGTGTGTTGCTTTAGATGAGATAACACCAGAAGAAGATGTCGCGGATATAGCGGAGCATTCTGAACATGCTTCATCTGATGAAACCTCAGTTTCAAACATGGTTTTGGATGAGGCAATTCTAGAGGATGGTCATGCAAATAACATGGGCGATGACTCAAAGGCTAAGTTAGATGATCTGCCTGAGAGCGTTGAAAGCAAATTATCAGCATTTGCTAAATTAACGGAACAATTTATAAAGGATTGTGACGAAGAAGATCATTATTATGAAGAAAAAAACGAGGATATAATTGATGATGAAAATGGTTCTTTTGTTGAGCCAGATCTTGAGTCAGAACCAGATCCTGAAACGGATTACGCTTCCGATTACGCTTCAGTTTATGCGGCTCAAAATGAGTCACCTCTTTGTGATGACAATTCAGATGACATAGATTTTATCAATGCGGTAGAAAGCATTATTCATGATGATGAGCCACTAGATGAAACTGTAGCTTCATCGAATGAAAAAACTACTGAGGATACTGACGACAAGAATCAGGCTGATAAAGATGAGGATGATAGTAAGAGCACTTTTGTCGGTAATGTTCAGTCAGCTTACAATGTTATCCCTTTTAAAAACCCTAATAATGCTGAGGATGCGCCTGAATCAACTGCTTCTGAATCTAAAGTGGATGAAAATGAAAACGTTGAAAGTTCGGATACTAAAAAGACGAAATCTAACTCCCAACAGACTCCAACTGATTCATCCAAAACATTGCATGTTGAACCTAATAACAACGGCCAGAATTCACCTGCTGATAATACAGCGACTGGCAGATCTGAGAATAAGCCAACTGAACCTTTGAATGTCGAAAAGGATGATAACCCTACGATTGACCGCCGGTTACTTTCTAACAGTTACATGAGAAGCATTGTGAATAATTTTTTCTTGCATAAGAAATTGGGTTCTAACTTATGTGAAGTGAATGCTGATTTAGGCTGCTTAGAAATCAACTTGCGTAATAATGTGACGATTAAAGATTACTATGGAAAATTTTCTGTTGATTCTGACTCACCTGAAGCTACCGCTGCTGCAGCTGTAAGCGCTGCTAAGATGAAAGGATGGAAAAGTATCAAGGTACATGGCGATGCTGACTATGTTGAAGCCATGGTTAATGCCTGTAAGAGTGCAGGTATCGGGGTTAAATTTGACCGGAATTACAGCAATATCGCTGCGCTTAGACAAGCCGCTAAAGAAGCGGCTGCTGAAAAAATGCCTGGTATGTTTAATAAACAATCTTCTGCCGATGAAAATGCGAATACGAATGAAGCTAGTAAAGCTCAAAGCGAAAATAATGCCGATCAACCAAGCCCAAAAGCTGACAAGAGCGAGGCCGCTGCAAAGGATGAGCAAGTAGTTAAAGATGCCAAACCATCACCAGAGCCATCGAAGCCTAAAACTGATGAGGCTAAGTCTGCGAGCGAAAAAGCAGAGCCTTCAAATGAAGATAATGATTCAGAGAGTGATGTTAAGGCCGAGGTCAAGTCTGGTGATGCTAATGAACAACCATCGGAAGACACTAACAGTGAAGCCTCTACTGGCGGCAAAGAGTTAGAACCACTACCTTTGACCTCATCCCAAGACAGATTCTTCTAG
- a CDS encoding tetratricopeptide repeat protein produces the protein MKKTTLATVCAILLLGAGCAASPLQAEAEANIPNAQYKYGLQLIAAENFAQGKAYILKSMQAGDQEAIQFWDTYEQWVNTLIKAKQGDIASQREVGYNYSLDNSPVSTVHDPELTLKWLSNASEQGDHHSSFLLGQLYSEGRVFNQDEKTAFDWFYKAARQGSPDGKFELYRRYLVGNGVNKDAESAEFWLKSAVIDGQADASVALIDHYYLGSANQNLAHATHWLAVQGDKQRIAPILPYLSKLKTVKSMPAVYSSFDSDTVIGQLKAGSDLYALYFEGDWVEVFSPRQNLLGVMHVNDVSVQQKPRSWALKNNYQLCKVECNSRMCYQTNADGTYTEYSFDPDKAAMCLSY, from the coding sequence ATGAAAAAAACAACTTTAGCTACTGTATGTGCAATTTTACTCTTGGGTGCGGGTTGTGCTGCAAGTCCATTACAAGCAGAGGCAGAAGCAAATATTCCCAATGCACAATATAAATATGGCCTTCAATTAATCGCAGCAGAGAATTTTGCACAAGGCAAAGCATATATTTTAAAGTCCATGCAGGCAGGTGATCAGGAAGCGATTCAGTTTTGGGATACTTATGAGCAATGGGTAAACACCCTTATTAAAGCCAAACAAGGCGATATAGCTTCGCAACGTGAAGTAGGCTACAACTATTCACTTGATAACTCCCCCGTATCGACGGTTCATGATCCCGAACTAACACTGAAATGGCTATCCAACGCATCGGAGCAGGGTGATCATCATTCTTCCTTCTTGCTGGGTCAGCTTTATAGTGAGGGGCGTGTATTTAATCAGGATGAAAAAACGGCATTTGATTGGTTTTATAAAGCAGCAAGACAAGGCAGTCCTGATGGCAAGTTTGAACTTTATCGGCGTTATTTGGTTGGCAATGGTGTGAACAAAGACGCCGAATCAGCGGAATTTTGGTTAAAATCGGCTGTTATAGATGGCCAAGCAGACGCCAGTGTTGCCCTGATTGATCACTATTACTTAGGTAGCGCCAATCAAAACCTTGCTCATGCAACTCATTGGCTTGCAGTGCAAGGCGATAAGCAAAGAATAGCCCCAATTTTGCCATACCTATCGAAACTTAAAACGGTCAAAAGCATGCCTGCCGTTTATAGCTCATTCGACTCAGATACCGTCATAGGTCAGTTAAAGGCTGGTTCTGATCTCTACGCACTTTATTTTGAAGGGGATTGGGTTGAAGTCTTTTCTCCGCGCCAAAATTTGTTGGGCGTGATGCATGTTAATGATGTCAGTGTGCAGCAAAAGCCACGTTCATGGGCATTGAAGAATAATTATCAACTTTGTAAGGTCGAATGTAATAGTCGCATGTGCTACCAAACTAATGCTGATGGCACCTATACCGAATATTCGTTTGATCCTGATAAAGCGGCGATGTGTCTTTCATATTAA